One window of the Arthrobacter sp. zg-Y919 genome contains the following:
- a CDS encoding AI-2E family transporter, producing MKPHVRRTAAPRALQAAAANSSRNNDEVPFALRVSAAWAWRLGVVLIVGAGLIWILSHFSLLIIPLMIAALLAGLLSPVANWLRRNRLPRGLSVAVTIVTFLGVIAAALTLVGRQLALGFQDLWGETLQGVRQVQGWLSSGPLNVTAGDLDSLLNEATTTLQDNSANILSGALSVGSSAGHFAAGILLTLFALVFFLLDGRRIWEFTSGLLPRRARPAAYGAGIHGWESMVNYVRVQVVVALIDAIGIGGGAALIGVPLALPLGVLVFLGSFVPLVGAFVTGFVAVLLALVANGAVNALIMLGIVLLVQQLESHILQPLVMGRAVSLHPLAVILAVTGGTLAAGIAGALFSVPLLAILNTMVRYIAARGWEDDPAMDEDGNGDEDDAGTDDSPGAEESPAAGEGKRP from the coding sequence ATGAAACCCCACGTACGCCGCACCGCGGCGCCCCGTGCGTTGCAGGCGGCCGCGGCGAACTCCAGCCGGAACAATGACGAGGTCCCCTTCGCCCTCCGGGTAAGCGCCGCCTGGGCCTGGCGCCTCGGTGTTGTCCTGATCGTTGGCGCCGGGCTCATCTGGATACTCAGCCACTTCTCGCTGCTGATCATTCCGCTGATGATTGCGGCCCTGCTGGCGGGCCTGCTGTCACCTGTGGCGAACTGGCTGCGGCGGAACCGGCTGCCCCGCGGCCTCTCGGTGGCAGTCACCATCGTGACCTTCCTCGGCGTCATCGCCGCAGCCCTGACCCTGGTGGGACGGCAGCTTGCCCTCGGGTTCCAGGATCTTTGGGGAGAGACACTGCAAGGGGTCCGCCAGGTCCAGGGGTGGCTCTCCTCCGGCCCCCTGAACGTCACGGCCGGCGACCTTGACTCCCTGCTGAATGAAGCCACCACCACTCTGCAGGACAACTCGGCCAATATCCTGTCCGGTGCCTTGAGCGTGGGCAGCAGCGCCGGCCACTTTGCGGCCGGGATCCTGCTGACCCTGTTCGCCCTGGTCTTCTTCCTGCTGGACGGCCGGCGGATCTGGGAGTTCACCTCCGGCCTGCTGCCGCGCCGGGCACGTCCGGCCGCTTATGGTGCCGGCATCCACGGCTGGGAGTCCATGGTCAACTATGTGCGGGTACAGGTGGTGGTCGCGCTCATCGACGCCATCGGCATCGGCGGCGGAGCAGCCCTCATCGGTGTGCCGCTGGCGCTGCCCCTGGGCGTCCTGGTTTTCCTGGGGTCCTTCGTTCCCCTCGTAGGTGCCTTTGTCACCGGCTTCGTGGCCGTCCTGCTGGCGCTGGTGGCTAACGGTGCGGTCAATGCGCTGATCATGCTGGGCATCGTCCTGCTGGTGCAGCAGCTGGAATCCCATATCCTCCAGCCGCTGGTCATGGGCAGGGCAGTGTCCCTCCACCCGCTCGCCGTTATTCTGGCCGTCACCGGCGGCACTCTCGCCGCCGGCATTGCCGGAGCCCTGTTCTCCGTCCCGCTGCTGGCGATCCTCAACACGATGGTCCGCTACATTGCCGCCCGCGGCTGGGAAGACGATCCGGCCATGGACGAGGACGGGAACGGGGATGAGGACGACGCCGGGACCGACGACAGTCCCGGCGCGGAGGAATCGCCGGCGGCAGGGGAAGGGAAGCGCCCATGA
- the ilvA gene encoding threonine ammonia-lyase: MTDLANLPVTLDDIRAAAKLLDGVIAHTPIEMSRALARETGSPVYLKCENLQRAGSFKVRGAYVRMAKLSPADKARGVVAASAGNHAQGVAVAAARLGIAARIYMPLGVALPKLAATRGHGAEVILHGHSVDDALAEAQAYADQTGAVFVHPFDNVDVVAGQGTVGLELLDQIPDLDTVLMGVGGGGLLAGVAVALKSRARELGRDIRIIGVQAENAASYPPSLAADALVPLTRVTTIADGIAVGRPGQLPFSIIRELVDDVVTVSEDSLARALIFLLERAKMVVEPAGAVGVAALMDGKIESPGTTAVILSGGNIDPMLMLKVIQRGLAAAGRYLVVRILLDDRPGSLATISRIIAESDANVTGVDHTRVGGSISMGDVAISINMETKGHEHCELVLKNLRAEGFQPVVLPG, from the coding sequence ATGACCGATCTGGCCAACCTGCCTGTCACCCTGGACGATATCCGGGCGGCCGCGAAACTCCTCGACGGCGTCATAGCCCACACCCCCATCGAGATGTCCCGGGCGCTGGCCCGCGAGACCGGGTCCCCGGTCTATCTGAAGTGTGAAAATCTGCAGCGGGCCGGTTCCTTCAAGGTCCGCGGAGCCTATGTCCGCATGGCCAAGCTGTCGCCCGCAGACAAGGCCCGCGGAGTAGTGGCGGCCTCCGCCGGGAACCACGCCCAGGGCGTGGCCGTGGCGGCGGCACGGCTGGGCATTGCCGCCCGGATCTACATGCCGCTGGGCGTTGCGCTGCCCAAGCTGGCCGCCACCAGGGGCCACGGAGCGGAGGTCATCCTGCACGGCCACAGCGTCGATGACGCCCTGGCCGAAGCCCAGGCATACGCCGACCAGACGGGCGCGGTGTTTGTGCATCCATTCGACAACGTGGACGTCGTGGCCGGGCAGGGGACCGTCGGACTGGAGCTGCTGGACCAGATCCCCGACCTGGACACCGTGCTGATGGGAGTGGGCGGCGGCGGACTGCTGGCCGGCGTCGCCGTTGCACTGAAGTCCCGCGCCCGGGAACTTGGCCGGGACATCCGGATCATCGGCGTCCAGGCCGAAAATGCGGCGTCCTACCCGCCGTCGCTCGCTGCTGATGCCCTGGTGCCGCTGACGCGGGTCACCACCATCGCGGACGGCATCGCCGTCGGGCGGCCGGGGCAGCTGCCGTTCTCCATCATCCGGGAGCTTGTGGACGATGTGGTGACCGTCAGCGAGGACTCCCTGGCCCGGGCACTCATATTCCTTCTGGAGCGCGCCAAAATGGTCGTGGAACCGGCAGGCGCCGTGGGAGTGGCCGCCCTGATGGACGGGAAGATTGAAAGTCCCGGGACGACCGCAGTGATCCTCTCCGGCGGCAACATCGATCCGATGCTGATGCTGAAGGTGATCCAGCGGGGACTGGCCGCCGCGGGCCGCTACCTGGTGGTCCGTATCCTCCTCGATGACCGGCCCGGATCACTGGCGACCATCTCGCGGATCATTGCGGAATCGGATGCTAACGTCACGGGCGTGGACCACACCAGGGTTGGAGGATCCATCAGCATGGGAGACGTTGCTATCAGCATCAACATGGAAACCAAGGGCCACGAACACTGCGAACTGGTGCTGAAGAACCTGCGGGCCGAAGGTTTCCAGCCCGTCGTGCTGCCGGGTTAA
- a CDS encoding rhomboid family intramembrane serine protease → MFANRARTALTGSLLFAAVLWAVYLFTPAFSPVLFPLLGILPRQMEGLDGVVFAPLLHAGAAHLIGNTLPLIVFSFLTLLEGVRRFVSVLAISWLCSGIGVWLFGSGLTVGVSGVVFGLFAYLMVRGFYNRDIFQILVSGVLFLIYGSILWGLFPTTLGVSWQAHLFGAAGGVLAAVVLRRGRRTATQRRALP, encoded by the coding sequence ATGTTCGCCAACCGTGCCCGCACCGCCCTTACCGGGTCGCTCCTGTTCGCGGCCGTCCTGTGGGCGGTCTACCTATTCACGCCAGCCTTCTCGCCGGTCCTCTTTCCGCTGCTGGGAATTCTTCCGCGGCAGATGGAGGGGCTCGACGGCGTGGTCTTCGCCCCGCTGCTGCACGCCGGGGCAGCCCATCTGATCGGCAACACGCTGCCCCTGATCGTCTTTTCGTTCCTCACCCTGCTGGAGGGCGTCCGGCGGTTCGTGTCGGTACTGGCGATTTCCTGGCTGTGCTCCGGCATCGGAGTGTGGCTGTTCGGCAGCGGGCTCACGGTGGGCGTCTCCGGCGTCGTCTTCGGCTTGTTTGCCTACCTGATGGTCCGGGGATTCTATAACCGCGATATTTTCCAGATCCTGGTCAGCGGAGTGCTGTTCCTGATCTACGGATCAATCCTGTGGGGACTTTTCCCCACCACGCTGGGCGTCTCCTGGCAGGCGCACCTGTTCGGGGCGGCAGGCGGGGTGCTGGCCGCCGTCGTACTGCGGCGCGGGCGCCGGACGGCAACACAAAGGCGGGCCCTCCCGTAG
- the greA gene encoding transcription elongation factor GreA: protein MSTNSASVAWLTQESYDRLKAELEHLSGPGRTEIVARIEQARSEGDLKENGGYHAAKEEQGKAEARIRQLTQLLETAHVGESPADDGVVEPGMLVEARVAGDVETFLLGSREIAGDGDIVVYSEKSPLGASIQGLKAGDSTTYTAPNGKSISVEIISAKPYVG from the coding sequence GTGTCAACCAACAGCGCATCTGTCGCCTGGCTCACGCAGGAGTCTTACGACCGCCTGAAGGCGGAACTCGAGCACCTGTCCGGTCCCGGCCGGACGGAAATTGTTGCCCGTATCGAGCAGGCACGGTCCGAGGGCGACCTCAAGGAAAACGGCGGCTACCACGCAGCCAAAGAGGAACAGGGCAAGGCTGAGGCCCGGATCCGGCAGCTGACGCAGCTTCTTGAGACCGCACATGTTGGTGAATCTCCGGCGGACGACGGCGTCGTGGAGCCGGGCATGCTGGTGGAAGCCCGCGTTGCAGGCGACGTGGAAACCTTCCTGCTGGGCAGCCGGGAGATTGCAGGCGACGGCGACATCGTGGTCTACAGCGAGAAGTCTCCGCTGGGTGCGTCCATCCAGGGCCTCAAGGCCGGGGACAGCACCACGTACACCGCGCCGAACGGCAAGAGCATCTCCGTGGAAATCATCTCCGCCAAGCCGTACGTCGGCTAG
- a CDS encoding DUF4307 domain-containing protein, which produces MSTSEGQPETSAPQQPDVSTSESRLANRYGAPKRRLTRRTRIIAAAAAVIAAVGAAAWMNVPSSTGTVTSKDVGFSFPAEDRVIVDFKVDKSAGSTAACAVQALNESYAVVGWKTVVLGPDAPDSSSQHLELRTDSPAVTGGVYSCWVVDGD; this is translated from the coding sequence GTGAGTACTTCGGAAGGTCAGCCCGAGACGTCGGCACCCCAGCAGCCGGACGTTTCCACGTCCGAGTCCAGATTAGCCAATCGCTACGGCGCCCCAAAGCGGCGCCTCACCCGGCGCACCCGCATCATTGCAGCGGCCGCCGCGGTCATTGCCGCGGTAGGGGCCGCAGCGTGGATGAACGTCCCCTCTTCCACCGGAACGGTAACCTCCAAGGACGTGGGCTTCAGCTTCCCTGCCGAGGACCGGGTCATTGTTGATTTCAAGGTCGACAAGTCCGCCGGCAGCACTGCTGCCTGCGCGGTGCAGGCACTCAACGAAAGTTACGCCGTCGTCGGCTGGAAGACGGTGGTACTGGGACCGGACGCCCCGGACAGCAGCAGCCAGCACCTTGAACTCCGCACCGATTCCCCGGCGGTCACCGGCGGCGTCTACAGCTGCTGGGTGGTGGACGGGGACTAG
- the mca gene encoding mycothiol conjugate amidase Mca, whose translation MRPTAPLRLLAVHAHPDDEASKGAAMMASYAATGVDVMVATCTGGERGSILNPGAEGDPAGKRDLAGLRRREMAGAQAALGIQHRWLGFADSGLPEGDPLPDLPFGCFALQPLERAAAPLVKLVREFRPHVIISYDENGGYPHPDHIMAHKVAVEAFTAAGDPARYPGTGAAWEPLKLYYDRAFNPERFRALHFALEEAGLQSPYAERIAAWQETDTEGHQPPAPTHATTTQIECGDFFEVRDEALRSHRTQVDPEGFFFAVSPEMQRKVWPWEDYSLIESRVETELPETDLFAGIR comes from the coding sequence ATCCGGCCCACCGCTCCACTGCGCCTGCTCGCAGTACACGCCCACCCCGATGACGAGGCCAGCAAGGGTGCGGCCATGATGGCCTCCTACGCCGCCACGGGCGTCGACGTGATGGTGGCCACCTGCACCGGCGGGGAACGCGGTTCCATCCTGAACCCCGGCGCCGAAGGCGATCCCGCCGGCAAACGGGACCTGGCCGGACTGCGCCGCCGGGAAATGGCTGGCGCGCAGGCCGCCCTGGGTATTCAGCACCGCTGGCTGGGCTTTGCCGATTCCGGGCTGCCCGAAGGCGATCCGCTGCCGGACCTGCCCTTCGGCTGCTTCGCCCTGCAGCCGCTGGAACGTGCCGCCGCGCCGCTGGTGAAGCTGGTCCGGGAGTTCCGGCCGCACGTCATCATCAGCTACGACGAAAACGGCGGCTACCCGCACCCGGACCACATCATGGCGCACAAGGTTGCCGTGGAGGCCTTCACTGCCGCCGGGGACCCCGCACGCTACCCGGGGACCGGAGCGGCGTGGGAGCCGCTGAAGCTCTACTATGACCGTGCCTTCAACCCCGAACGGTTCCGCGCCCTGCACTTTGCCCTCGAGGAAGCGGGCCTGCAGTCCCCGTACGCCGAGCGCATCGCGGCCTGGCAGGAAACCGACACGGAGGGCCACCAGCCGCCGGCTCCCACGCATGCCACCACTACACAGATCGAGTGCGGAGACTTCTTCGAGGTCCGTGACGAGGCACTGCGCAGCCACCGCACCCAGGTGGATCCCGAAGGATTCTTCTTCGCCGTGAGCCCGGAGATGCAGCGCAAGGTCTGGCCCTGGGAGGACTACTCCCTGATCGAGTCCCGCGTGGAAACCGAACTGCCTGAAACTGATCTGTTCGCTGGCATACGATAG
- a CDS encoding thioredoxin domain-containing protein, whose product MAERLRKQASAYLRQHADNPVDWWPFGEEAFAEARRRNVPVFISVGYAACHWCHVMAHESFEDAATAQYLNEFFVSVKVDREERPDVDAVYMAATQALTGQGGWPMSVFTLPDGRTFYAGTYFPPRQLQGMPSFRQVLEAVSSAWRDRPEEVEASAAQIAAHLASAQAGNRRLVGTLELAPGGSGPLSGEVLATAVETVAEQEDPRFGGLGGAPKFPPSPLLRFLLEYGSTGRPAAGTAAAVADRTMETMARSGLYDQLEGGFARYTVDRAWAVPHFEKMLYDNAQLLRLYAHWSRSAPTGDQRNLALQVSTDTAAWLAKRLRVDGGGFASSLDADTLVDGQRREGATYVWTSDELRSVLAGAGPDTDAVLALLDLDTGRMEDGASTLHFGRSLAPEEDQLWQRYRPDLLAARDRRPQPDRDDKVVAGWNGLAIAGLADAAVALADAGSVQAAGLLDLAREAAAYLLRVHYRDGILARVSHNGRASGIEGLLEDYAGTAEGLFALFAATGEEKWYLAAEELVLAAEQRFISEGTLQDTAVRTDQLAAAQGSLSAADPMDGPTPSGTALFAGVLVTYAAYSGSSRHRALAEALLSHVQLVAARAPRAGGWAMSVLTQALEGPLELAVTGSDPVLVEQLLRAGRSAGGPGVVVARGPGTQTQVPLLRGRTAPDGGALAYLCRGMVCSRPAADPQELVEQFRGLRS is encoded by the coding sequence ATGGCTGAAAGACTGAGGAAGCAGGCATCGGCCTACCTCCGCCAGCATGCGGACAACCCGGTTGACTGGTGGCCCTTCGGCGAAGAAGCCTTCGCCGAAGCCCGCCGCCGAAATGTCCCAGTCTTTATTTCCGTGGGCTACGCGGCCTGTCACTGGTGCCATGTGATGGCCCACGAATCCTTCGAGGATGCCGCCACAGCGCAGTACCTGAACGAGTTCTTCGTCTCGGTGAAGGTGGACCGCGAGGAACGCCCGGACGTCGACGCCGTGTATATGGCAGCCACCCAGGCACTCACCGGCCAGGGCGGCTGGCCGATGAGCGTGTTCACCCTCCCTGATGGGCGCACCTTCTACGCCGGCACGTATTTCCCGCCCCGGCAGCTGCAGGGCATGCCGTCCTTCCGGCAGGTGCTGGAGGCGGTTTCCTCCGCCTGGCGGGACCGCCCGGAGGAAGTAGAGGCCAGCGCGGCCCAGATCGCCGCGCACCTGGCCTCGGCCCAGGCCGGCAACCGCCGGCTGGTCGGTACCCTGGAGCTTGCCCCCGGCGGGTCTGGCCCGCTCTCCGGTGAGGTGCTTGCCACAGCGGTGGAGACCGTCGCCGAGCAGGAAGATCCCCGTTTCGGCGGACTCGGAGGTGCTCCGAAGTTCCCGCCGTCGCCCCTGCTGCGGTTCCTCCTCGAGTACGGTTCCACCGGGCGGCCCGCAGCCGGCACCGCTGCCGCCGTCGCCGACCGCACCATGGAAACCATGGCCCGCAGCGGGCTGTACGACCAGCTCGAAGGGGGCTTCGCCCGGTACACGGTGGACCGCGCCTGGGCTGTTCCGCACTTCGAAAAAATGCTTTACGACAACGCCCAGCTGCTGCGCCTCTACGCCCACTGGAGCCGCTCGGCACCCACCGGAGATCAGCGGAACCTGGCACTGCAGGTCAGTACAGATACTGCGGCCTGGCTTGCCAAACGGCTGCGCGTGGACGGGGGAGGGTTCGCCTCCTCGCTCGATGCCGACACCCTCGTGGACGGGCAGCGGCGGGAGGGTGCCACCTATGTGTGGACCTCTGATGAGCTGCGCTCCGTGCTGGCCGGCGCCGGTCCGGATACAGATGCCGTCCTGGCCCTGCTTGACCTTGACACCGGGCGGATGGAGGACGGCGCCTCAACCCTGCACTTTGGGCGCAGCCTCGCGCCGGAGGAGGACCAGCTGTGGCAGCGTTACCGGCCCGACCTGCTGGCGGCCCGGGACCGGCGGCCCCAGCCGGACCGGGATGACAAGGTCGTCGCGGGTTGGAACGGGCTGGCCATAGCGGGCCTGGCCGATGCTGCCGTGGCCCTGGCGGACGCAGGCTCCGTTCAGGCTGCCGGGCTGCTGGACCTGGCGCGGGAGGCCGCGGCCTACCTGCTCCGCGTCCATTACCGGGACGGCATTCTGGCCCGGGTGTCCCACAACGGCAGGGCCTCGGGCATCGAGGGCCTGCTGGAAGATTATGCGGGCACTGCGGAGGGCCTGTTTGCGCTTTTCGCGGCCACGGGCGAGGAAAAGTGGTACCTGGCCGCCGAGGAGCTGGTCCTGGCTGCAGAGCAGCGGTTCATTTCCGAAGGGACCCTCCAGGACACCGCCGTGCGCACTGACCAGCTGGCCGCTGCGCAGGGATCACTTTCCGCCGCCGATCCCATGGACGGCCCCACACCCAGCGGAACCGCCTTGTTTGCCGGGGTGCTGGTCACCTACGCGGCGTATTCGGGTTCCTCCCGGCACCGTGCCCTCGCCGAAGCGCTGCTGTCCCATGTGCAGCTGGTGGCGGCACGTGCGCCCCGGGCCGGCGGCTGGGCCATGTCCGTCCTGACGCAGGCATTGGAAGGTCCGCTGGAACTGGCCGTGACCGGCAGCGATCCCGTCTTGGTGGAGCAGCTGCTGCGGGCCGGCAGGAGCGCGGGCGGGCCCGGCGTCGTCGTCGCCCGCGGACCGGGCACGCAGACGCAGGTTCCGCTGCTGCGTGGCCGGACCGCCCCGGACGGCGGCGCCCTGGCCTACCTGTGCCGGGGCATGGTCTGCAGCCGCCCGGCCGCGGATCCCCAGGAGCTGGTGGAGCAGTTCCGCGGACTGCGTTCCTAG
- a CDS encoding hemolysin III family protein, which produces MAEELEVKPRLRGWLHAGATPLALAAGIILVSVAPTTGTRIASAIYAFTGVLLFGTSAVYHRGNWSPKVKRVLKRLDHTNIMLVIAGSYTPLAWSLLPRESASTLLWIIWSGALVGVAFRLLWLNAPRWLYTPVYIALGCASLFYIPDFYGTNPTAAILICVGGVAYIAGAVMYAMKKPNPSVDWFGFHEIFHALTLAGFAAHYAAIMLAVRSVAG; this is translated from the coding sequence ATTGCCGAAGAACTCGAAGTCAAGCCGCGCCTGCGTGGCTGGCTGCATGCCGGCGCCACTCCCCTGGCCCTCGCGGCCGGGATCATCCTCGTGTCCGTGGCCCCGACCACCGGCACCCGGATTGCCTCGGCCATCTACGCCTTCACCGGTGTGCTGTTGTTCGGCACCAGCGCCGTCTACCACCGCGGCAACTGGTCCCCCAAGGTCAAACGGGTACTTAAGCGCCTGGACCACACCAACATCATGCTGGTGATCGCCGGCTCCTATACCCCGCTTGCCTGGTCCCTGCTCCCCCGGGAGAGCGCCTCGACGCTGCTGTGGATCATCTGGTCCGGCGCCCTCGTCGGGGTCGCCTTCCGGCTGCTCTGGCTGAACGCGCCCCGCTGGCTCTACACCCCCGTCTATATCGCCCTGGGCTGCGCTTCCCTGTTCTACATTCCGGATTTCTACGGCACCAACCCCACGGCGGCAATCCTTATCTGCGTGGGCGGCGTGGCGTACATCGCCGGCGCCGTGATGTACGCCATGAAGAAACCCAATCCGTCCGTGGACTGGTTCGGTTTCCATGAGATCTTCCATGCCCTGACGCTGGCCGGATTCGCCGCGCACTACGCGGCGATCATGCTGGCTGTCCGCTCAGTGGCCGGCTAG
- a CDS encoding isoprenyl transferase: protein MKFPGVVYAYYERKLRRSLIGDRIPEHIGVMVDGNRRWAKLAGAPTSDGHQAGADKILEFLGWCQELGVRMVTLYMLSTDNLNRDADELEPLLDIIGNTLDRLGEEGNLRVQPVGALEILPSRLAKQLTELGDSTGDADGLHVNVAIGYGGRREIVDAVKELLRDADAEDKSIAEVTEEISDTKISEYLYTRGQPDPELVIRTSGEQRLSGFLMWQSAYSEFYFCEALWPDFRRVDFLRALRDYANRQRRFGS from the coding sequence ATGAAATTCCCCGGTGTTGTCTACGCCTACTACGAGCGTAAGCTGCGGCGGTCCCTGATTGGAGACCGCATCCCCGAACACATCGGGGTAATGGTGGATGGAAACCGGCGGTGGGCCAAACTCGCCGGTGCGCCCACCAGCGACGGGCACCAGGCCGGAGCGGACAAGATCCTGGAGTTCCTGGGCTGGTGCCAGGAACTCGGTGTGCGGATGGTGACCCTCTACATGCTCTCCACCGACAACCTGAACCGTGACGCGGACGAGCTGGAACCGCTGCTGGACATTATCGGCAACACCCTGGACCGCCTGGGCGAAGAGGGCAACCTGCGGGTCCAGCCGGTGGGGGCCCTGGAGATCCTTCCGTCACGGCTGGCCAAGCAGCTCACTGAGCTCGGCGACAGCACCGGCGACGCCGACGGGCTGCATGTAAACGTGGCCATCGGCTACGGCGGGCGGCGGGAAATTGTCGACGCCGTCAAGGAACTCCTGCGGGACGCTGACGCCGAGGACAAGTCAATCGCGGAAGTAACCGAGGAAATCTCCGACACCAAAATTTCCGAATACCTTTACACCCGCGGCCAGCCGGACCCGGAACTGGTCATCAGGACCTCCGGCGAGCAGCGTCTCTCCGGCTTCCTGATGTGGCAGAGCGCCTACAGCGAGTTCTATTTCTGCGAAGCACTGTGGCCGGATTTCCGGCGGGTGGACTTCCTGCGGGCCCTGCGTGACTACGCCAACAGGCAGCGGCGCTTCGGTTCCTGA